Proteins from a genomic interval of Thunnus thynnus chromosome 5, fThuThy2.1, whole genome shotgun sequence:
- the svip gene encoding small VCP/p97-interacting protein isoform X1: protein MGMCLSCLGGAADDVVVTPDPETRRRQLAEAAEKRQKETAYRGVKNPEAVERKRKKQEEVEKKEMTTSASGGGGGLKWQVG from the exons ATGGGGATGTGCTTATCGTGCCTTGGTGGAGCAGCGGACGACGTTGTTGTCACTCCAGATCCA GAGACAAGGAGGCGACAATTAGCTGAGGCCGCTGAAAAGAGGCAAAAAGAG ACAGCATATAGGGGTGTCAAAAATCCCGAAGCAGttgagaggaaaaggaaaaaacaggaagaggtcGAGAAGAAGGAGATGACCACCTCTGCGTCTGGTGGCGGCGGCGGGTTGAAG TGGCAGGTGGGCTGA
- the svip gene encoding small VCP/p97-interacting protein isoform X2: MGMCLSCLGGAADDVVVTPDPETRRRQLAEAAEKRQKEKSHLQTRKSHAKGLSRQHIGVSKIPKQLRGKGKNRKRSRRRR, from the exons ATGGGGATGTGCTTATCGTGCCTTGGTGGAGCAGCGGACGACGTTGTTGTCACTCCAGATCCA GAGACAAGGAGGCGACAATTAGCTGAGGCCGCTGAAAAGAGGCAAAAAGAG AAAAGCCACTTGCAAACCCGTAAGAGCCATGCAAAAGGTCTATCAAG ACAGCATATAGGGGTGTCAAAAATCCCGAAGCAGttgagaggaaaaggaaaaaacaggaagaggtcGAGAAGAAGGAGATGA